Sequence from the Sulfuracidifex tepidarius genome:
CTAAGATGTGCAGAAAGCTTTATAAATACTATTAGTTCTAATAATATGACGATATGAATTGCTGACAATAACGTTCGTAACTAACAATATCTCATTAACTGGAGGATTTTATTATACGTTTTTGATAGCTAATAAGCTTTATGAGAAGGGTTATGATGTGAAAATTGTAGCTCCAGGAGGAGTACCTTGGTTTTTCCCCAAAAACAAAGTGAATATCATTTATCCTAAAGAAGATAAGGTTAAGGTTTTTAAGATTATTGAAAAATTATTAAGATTTAAGTATAGACAGATAAATAATTATAAAGGTCTAGATTATATAAGAGCATTTGGTTGGAAGTATGGTTTCGATGTCGATATTACATCAGAAATGTCTAAAATTATTCCAGAGTCTGATCTCATAATTGTAGGCGAGCTATATCCATACATCTGGGCATTTGAATCAAGAAAGTTCAAGAAAATAGCCTTATTTCCTCAAGGATATCCTTCCCATAGAATACTTTATGAAAAGAGCATCAGAAATTTACTTTTATATATGTTAAAATATAATTATTATATTTCATTAAGTAAAATAGAAACTAAAATGGTAAAATCGGTAAATCCTTATAATGATACTAAATATTTTTTAGTAAATGCAGGTGTAGACTTAAACTTATTCAGATCAGGAAATGAAAAGAGAGAAAACACAATAATGGTAATTCTAAGAGACGAAAAGATTAAAAACCCAGAGCTTGCAATAAGAACTTTAAACATAGTAGCATAAAAAAAGAATAAAGGTAATATTAGTTGTAAATAATAAAAATTTTATTAATAAATATAAGTTAAACTTTGATTATGAAGTTTATTATAGGATATCTTATGATAAAATGGCTGAAATTTATAGAGCATCAAAAGTTTTTCTATATACTTCAAAGTTGGAGGCTTTTCCGCTGCCGCCTTTAGAGGCCATGGCGAGTGGTACGGCTGTTGTGAGTACAGATAACATAGGTATCAGAGAATACGGATTGCACAGATATAATTGCTTACTTGACACGCAGCATAATGAAATAAACTTATCCAGATATACTTTAGAGTTACTAAACAATGAAGATTTTAGGCTGAAATTGGTTAGAAATGGTTTATCAACAGTCCAAAAATATTCTTGGAATGTTATAGTAGAAAATTGGATGAAAATGCTAGAAGAAATAACAAATGATTTTAATAAAAATATTAGAATTTAATTATAATCGAAAATATTATATATTAATAAAAAAATACAGAATTTTATTTAATATTATTAATTTAATATGTCTATAATCTATATTATATTAAAAGAGATCTAATATAAAATTTCTTTTAATATATAGTAATAATATTTTATCTTATACTAAATTATCATAAATTCTTATTAGATTTTCAAAAGAGTTCCTCCAAGAGAACTTATTCATTTTATTTCTTAGTATATCATGATATTTTTCACTAAAAGATAGAATATAGTCTAAAGAAGGAAATTCGTCCTTAATCTTTATGCAACTCTCACATATTTCTGGAGGAATCTTAGCATCTTTAAACACGATGACTGGAACTCCTCTGGATTGCGCTTCAACTATTGGTAACCCAAATCCTTCCTCTTTTGTAGGAAAGAAAAAGGCGTCAAAAGAATCGTAAATCTCTAAAAGCCTTTCGTCTAGTGCAGGCCCCATAATTCTTATTCTTGGATCTTCTTCACTCTCCTTTTTTATCTCCCTGAATATTGTGCTGTTAGGATCATAAATCCCCCAAAGCTCAAGTGTAACGTTCATCCCTTTCAGTTTTCTGAACATCTTTACTCCTCTAATAACGTCCTTCCTTTCGGTATCAAGCCTCCCGATGTACCCAAGTTTTATTATGTCCTTTTTCTCGGGCTTTTGTGGAGGTATAGTAAAAAATTTCTCTTCAACTCCTGGATTCACCACGAAGATCC
This genomic interval carries:
- a CDS encoding glycosyltransferase family 4 protein encodes the protein MNKYKLNFDYEVYYRISYDKMAEIYRASKVFLYTSKLEAFPLPPLEAMASGTAVVSTDNIGIREYGLHRYNCLLDTQHNEINLSRYTLELLNNEDFRLKLVRNGLSTVQKYSWNVIVENWMKMLEEITNDFNKNIRI
- a CDS encoding glycosyltransferase, with translation MKVLLIASKNDFDNDISKVTGIGRYVREVYNGLKKEIDTSYYPLFDYSSILSSFTTTLKGTFHSYSDYDIVHLLSPKPFFSIRKGKAKWVTTVHDLFFLKYRESKPSPLMQKAYLKSILNSDAVIAVSSIIKKDIEKLGYHKRIFVVNPGVEEKFFTIPPQKPEKKDIIKLGYIGRLDTERKDVIRGVKMFRKLKGMNVTLELWGIYDPNSTIFREIKKESEEDPRIRIMGPALDERLLEIYDSFDAFFFPTKEEGFGLPIVEAQSRGVPVIVFKDAKIPPEICESCIKIKDEFPSLDYILSFSEKYHDILRNKMNKFSWRNSFENLIRIYDNLV